ATAGCCTAAGTTTTCATGAAATGCGCTGATAATAATTTTAGAAATTGAGCTGATGGGGGTGACTAATGGTAATTCTAAATTATTAGTATTAATCAGTTGCTGAAAAATTTGATAGTCATCCATATTAGTAATAGTAATTAAAAATTTTAACTCTTCTAAATCAGCAGATTTGTAATCCTGAATCTCATTAGAATAGTGCTTAATAGCTTGCCATGTTAATCTTAACTTATTTTGTTGCTCTATGGCTGTAATATTAATCACTTGTAGAGGGTTATTAATATTAAAATCAACCGTGTAATTAGTAGCAATAGCTAAATTTTGTCCTGTATGGGCGAGCTTTAAATCATTGTCGCTTAACTCTAAATTTTTAAGCTGTAGTAGATTCACTTTGCTATCTAACAACACAAAGTTATTACCTACCTCATGAGCAAGCTTAGTAGCTAAATTTAAGTTACGTTTTAGCTTGCTAATTATATATTCATGCTCTGCAACTAATTCTACCTCTTTAAAGGCAATTAGCTCACCATTAATGAAAGCGGTTTGCCAATTATCAGTTTGTGCAAGTTCGCCACTATTTAAAATGACTTTAAGGTAAGTAGTATTATCAATTACATATGGGCTCCACTCCGGAAGGGAAGAGGCTATAAAGCCCATGGTTGCCTCATAATGATTTTCAGTTAATAATTCAAAATTATGGTTATAAACTTGTACTGGTTTGAAATTCTCAGTTTGGCTTCTAACTGCTATCAATAAATTAGGTTGATAATTTTCATTAATAACCATACTAATTTCACCAATAGGATTTAAGGTGGCAGCTTCCAGCTCAAGATTGCGTGATGATAGATAATCATTACTATGATTCAGCAAATCAGGGTCATCTTGTAATGCGGTTACCTCTATTTCACCATTGGTTCCAAAACATAGTTTATTAATACGTGCTATATATTCTTGATTGCCATCCTCGATAATAATTAAATCTCCTAAAGCTAGGTCTAAGTAGTTTCTGGGTAAGCTGAAATTAAATTTAGTTTGGGAGATATAAAAACTAGCAAGGATTTGTTCTGCAATATTTTGAGCATGATTTTGACTAGTTACAATCGGTAAATGAATAGTATGTTGATGATGACTGCCATTATTATTACTGGCGCGTGCTATATTAAATTGATAATCAAGTTCTTTATCTACAAAATGGACATTAACTATATTAGGTAGGTTACTACTTTCTTTTCTAAGAATTACCAATGGATATTGCTCTTTAGCAATCATTTCTCCTACTTTTATTCTGTTATTAATATAAGAGGTTTTAGGTAAAAAGCAGATTTTGCCATTTAGATTATATGATTCAAGATTAAAACAAATACATAACCCATCAAGAATTTGCCTTACGGTTGATAACTCACTAATTACCAACCCTTCGACAGTTTGGGTAAGCTTAGACACATCAATTTGTTCCGGAGAAATTTTAACTCTTTTACATAAATCAATAATAACACCAGCCAAGCTTGCTTTGCCAATTTTACCATTTAACCAGTGCCCCTTAGCCCATAAATGTGCATCACGCCATTTAGCTTTCAAATCAGGAAAATATGGATAGGGCCGGGCATCCCAGCACCAAGCAAAACACTGCTCAATCATACTTTGAGTTTTAAAAAACTTTAGGCTGGCGGTAAGCCCAGCACGTTGAGCCTGAAAATCAATATTGCCGTTTGAGCCGGTTGGAATATTCCCATCGATTGAATCAGGATCATAAAATACATTAGGTTTATTAGAGGCAGCATCAATTGAGGGGAAGCCAAATTCGGTAATCCAGATAGGCTTCATTTTAGGGCTCCAGCTGGTTTTTAAGCCATCAGGATTAATATGTTCATTTCGCCAAAAATGTTCCATATTCTTCCAGGCAAA
This window of the Rickettsiales endosymbiont of Stachyamoeba lipophora genome carries:
- a CDS encoding glycoside hydrolase TIM-barrel-like domain-containing protein, with the protein product MASIALGTALSTTLGASFGPLGMAAGYAVGSYIGGLADSRIFGQNKIKQKFFGSSKLNDLMVQTSAYGQTIPIIYGTNRFAGNVIWATPIQEHQDQLNHSTRVGKGGGKKISQTELRYTYTVNLAISLGLGPIDDITRIWADTMLLDLKQTDYRIYKGDNLQLPDPLIEAVCGIGRTPAYRGMAYIVLENFDLTRFGNRVPNFTFEIKKFSDLKNHGEAQLEELLTGMTIIPGCGEFVYDTEIQYTSSKISVNNKDFAKGKAQSINSNNLERIADSVLSTNQLLNNCPNLQWVSVVSSWFVNCLDINGCFIAPRIEHKDNLSLPNTWQVGNFTRKNTTIISRDKEGYPLFGGTPSDQSILNYFDFLKSNNLNIMFYPFLMVDKIGKPWRGHLSGNAEDVAHFFNKPDGYNQFILHYARLVKDKVDAFIIGSELIGLTKLRTTDNKFPAVTELIKLADQVRAIIGDKVKITYAADWSEYHHTEQGWYNLDDLWAHHNIDMIGIDAYFPLTENPLDAHDQNKIFKGWNSGEGSDFYYNGDNKEALEQRFAWKNMEHFWRNEHINPDGLKTSWSPKMKPIWITEFGFPSIDAASNKPNVFYDPDSIDGNIPTGSNGNIDFQAQRAGLTASLKFFKTQSMIEQCFAWCWDARPYPYFPDLKAKWRDAHLWAKGHWLNGKIGKASLAGVIIDLCKRVKISPEQIDVSKLTQTVEGLVISELSTVRQILDGLCICFNLESYNLNGKICFLPKTSYINNRIKVGEMIAKEQYPLVILRKESSNLPNIVNVHFVDKELDYQFNIARASNNNGSHHQHTIHLPIVTSQNHAQNIAEQILASFYISQTKFNFSLPRNYLDLALGDLIIIEDGNQEYIARINKLCFGTNGEIEVTALQDDPDLLNHSNDYLSSRNLELEAATLNPIGEISMVINENYQPNLLIAVRSQTENFKPVQVYNHNFELLTENHYEATMGFIASSLPEWSPYVIDNTTYLKVILNSGELAQTDNWQTAFINGELIAFKEVELVAEHEYIISKLKRNLNLATKLAHEVGNNFVLLDSKVNLLQLKNLELSDNDLKLAHTGQNLAIATNYTVDFNINNPLQVINITAIEQQNKLRLTWQAIKHYSNEIQDYKSADLEELKFLITITNMDDYQIFQQLINTNNLELPLVTPISSISKIIISAFHENLGYSKPTTLNIT